In the genome of Leptospira inadai serovar Lyme str. 10, one region contains:
- a CDS encoding Rpn family recombination-promoting nuclease/putative transposase, producing MKLQERLESIALQVILGVVQRIREGEAVFVNHLPGLLSLLDGIGDESKRVAILHKLLLYIFWVKDFQPSELKEMLHRRKLERYEEVAMTTAERLIQEGIQKGRLEGKLEGKLEAARKMLAKGIDLKAVSEITDLTERDLRDHGIL from the coding sequence GAGAGATTGGAAAGCATAGCGCTCCAAGTCATCCTCGGAGTAGTACAGAGGATTCGGGAAGGAGAGGCGGTTTTTGTGAATCATTTACCCGGCTTACTTTCTCTCTTAGATGGGATTGGGGACGAATCTAAAAGAGTTGCAATCTTACACAAATTACTTTTATATATTTTCTGGGTAAAGGATTTCCAGCCTTCAGAATTGAAGGAGATGCTCCATCGCAGGAAATTGGAGAGGTACGAGGAGGTAGCGATGACCACGGCAGAAAGACTGATTCAAGAAGGGATACAAAAAGGGAGGCTGGAAGGCAAGTTAGAGGGTAAACTGGAAGCCGCTCGCAAGATGCTTGCAAAAGGTATTGATCTTAAGGCGGTTTCGGAAATTACCGACCTGACCGAAAGAGATCTTCGAGACCACGGGATATTATAG